Proteins encoded within one genomic window of Gloeobacter kilaueensis JS1:
- a CDS encoding SDR family oxidoreductase yields the protein MFLVTGATGSLGRRIVRSLCRRGESVRAFVRLEARYADLEQLGAEIFIGDLCHRELIERALQGVRYVISAHGSGPGGNVSQVDYQANIDLIEAAQKQAVDHFVFVSVLGADRYYDDAPVFKAKREVEKYLSRHSLPYTILRPSGFASDLLARARNFERTGFYLLIGRKENRTSIVSTDDLSEIAIHCVSLPEARNRTFAVGGPESLRRDEIPCIFEKVFNRAGQILHLPIEVFDAARSLIGLVNPAIGRDLGTLRVLLANEYTCDPHEVQQVFSIELESLHHFLRRNLQFST from the coding sequence ATGTTCCTGGTCACCGGTGCCACGGGTAGCCTGGGCCGACGCATCGTGCGGTCCCTGTGCAGGCGCGGCGAGTCTGTACGGGCTTTCGTGCGTCTTGAAGCCCGCTACGCCGATCTCGAACAGTTGGGTGCTGAAATCTTTATCGGTGATCTGTGCCACCGCGAGCTTATCGAGCGCGCCCTGCAGGGCGTCCGCTATGTGATTAGCGCCCACGGCAGCGGCCCCGGCGGCAACGTCTCTCAGGTCGATTACCAGGCCAACATCGACCTCATCGAAGCGGCCCAAAAACAGGCCGTGGACCACTTCGTCTTCGTCTCAGTGCTGGGAGCCGACCGCTACTACGACGACGCCCCTGTCTTCAAGGCCAAGCGCGAAGTCGAAAAGTATCTCTCCCGCCACAGCCTGCCCTACACCATTCTCCGGCCCTCCGGCTTCGCCTCCGATCTACTGGCCCGTGCCCGCAACTTCGAGCGCACCGGCTTTTACTTGCTTATCGGGCGAAAAGAAAACCGCACCTCGATCGTCAGTACCGACGATCTCAGCGAGATTGCGATTCATTGTGTAAGCCTCCCGGAGGCGCGCAACCGCACCTTTGCCGTCGGCGGCCCCGAATCGCTGCGCCGCGACGAGATTCCGTGCATCTTCGAGAAGGTCTTCAATCGGGCAGGCCAGATCCTGCATCTGCCCATCGAGGTGTTCGATGCCGCTCGTTCGCTGATCGGTCTGGTCAACCCGGCTATTGGCCGCGATCTAGGTACCCTGCGGGTGCTTCTGGCCAACGAGTACACCTGCGACCCGCACGAAGTCCAGCAGGTCTTCAGCATCGAACTCGAATCGCTCCATCACTTTTTGCGCCGCAACCTCCAGTTCTCGACATAA
- a CDS encoding O-6-alkylguanine-DNA--cysteine-protein methyltransferase: MPDERLYERIYATVRQIPAGKVATYGQVAHLAGLPGRARQIGYALFRVAPGSEIPWQRVVNARGEISESPHRLGNDDYQRTLLVAEGVIFNQQGQIDLAVYRWQPASAPPSAESE, translated from the coding sequence ATGCCTGACGAGCGGCTCTACGAACGCATCTATGCAACAGTCCGCCAGATCCCGGCGGGCAAAGTTGCCACCTACGGTCAGGTGGCACACCTGGCCGGACTACCGGGCCGGGCCCGCCAGATCGGTTACGCCCTTTTTCGCGTCGCTCCCGGCTCCGAGATTCCCTGGCAGCGGGTAGTTAACGCTCGCGGAGAAATTTCTGAATCGCCCCACCGCCTCGGCAACGACGACTACCAGCGCACGTTGCTCGTGGCAGAAGGTGTGATCTTTAACCAGCAGGGTCAGATTGACTTGGCGGTGTACCGGTGGCAGCCTGCAAGCGCCCCGCCGAGCGCAGAATCTGAATAG
- the larB gene encoding nickel pincer cofactor biosynthesis protein LarB encodes MKSDPLQELLQDVAAGRLSVAEATAKLRYETLAFARLDHARTRRTGLPEVVWGPGKTAEQIALILERLQPHNPVSVATRVEAPLFDQVAARLPGIRYYPQARLCALFNPALGERHLPGCVGVVSAGTADGPVAEEAALIVELLGSARVVRLWDVGVAGIHRLLDNLELLGQADVLIVVAGMEGALASVVGGLVEVPVIAVPTSVGYGAHFGGLAPLLAMLNSCAAGIGVVNIDNGFGAAMLAIQILRSAGRLQAATGTPPSQSDPAG; translated from the coding sequence ATGAAGAGCGATCCACTCCAGGAGTTGTTGCAAGATGTCGCTGCCGGGCGGCTCTCCGTCGCTGAGGCAACGGCGAAGCTGCGCTATGAGACGCTGGCTTTTGCCAGGCTCGATCACGCTCGTACCCGGCGCACGGGTTTGCCGGAGGTCGTCTGGGGGCCGGGCAAGACGGCGGAACAGATCGCCCTTATTCTTGAGCGCCTGCAACCGCACAATCCCGTCTCGGTTGCTACCCGCGTCGAAGCGCCGCTCTTCGATCAGGTGGCAGCGCGTCTACCGGGGATCCGCTATTATCCTCAGGCCAGACTCTGTGCGCTGTTTAACCCGGCTTTGGGCGAGCGGCACCTGCCCGGCTGCGTTGGGGTCGTCAGCGCCGGCACCGCCGATGGCCCGGTAGCGGAGGAGGCCGCCCTCATCGTCGAACTATTGGGTAGTGCGCGGGTAGTGCGCCTCTGGGATGTAGGAGTAGCCGGTATCCATCGCCTGCTGGATAACCTTGAACTATTGGGGCAGGCGGACGTGCTCATCGTCGTTGCGGGCATGGAAGGAGCACTCGCCAGCGTCGTCGGTGGCCTTGTGGAGGTGCCCGTGATCGCTGTACCAACCAGCGTCGGTTATGGGGCACACTTTGGCGGACTCGCCCCACTGCTTGCCATGCTCAATAGCTGTGCTGCAGGGATTGGCGTCGTCAACATCGACAATGGCTTTGGGGCGGCGATGCTCGCTATTCAGATTCTGCGCTCGGCGGGGCGCTTGCAGGCTGCCACCGGTACACCGCCAAGTCAATCTGACCCTGCTGGTTAA